In the Elstera cyanobacteriorum genome, one interval contains:
- the glmS gene encoding glutamine--fructose-6-phosphate transaminase (isomerizing), with protein MCGIIGILGTEDAAPRLIDGLRRLEYRGYDSAGIATLVDGKLDRRRAEGKLRNLEQEVFKHPLPGLLGIGHTRWATHGVANTTNAHPHMSDRVALVHNGIIENFRPLRAELEAKGFRFETDTDTEVIVYLLTDLLNQGLSPKAAMVQGMQRLEGAFAIAVLVTGEEGLLMGARRGSPLAVGYGDGEMYLGSDALALGPLTRRIAYLEEGDIAILTRDSAEILNEKGETVERRIQITELSGAIVGKGNYKHFMEKEIHEQPATVGETLNGLVDAGTRGVVLPDLPFDLGSLDRVTLVACGTSYYAAMVAKYWIESLGQVPVELDIASEFRYRNGPVLPGSLAIFVSQSGETVDTLAALRYAKAKGAHTAAVVNVPTSAMAREADLVLRTLAGPEIGVATTKAFTAQLSVLACFATALGRARGVLSAEREAQITQALMEIPARLAEGLVKLPSALTAIVEEVAEARDVLYLGRGLSYPLAMEGALKLKEISYIHAEGYAAGEMKHGPIALIDEAVPVIALAPEDSWFEKTVSNLQEVAARRGRVIVFTTKTGAEHLRPIAAHVVELPSIDPLVSPLLYALPVQLLAYYVAVRKGTDVDQPRNLAKSVTVE; from the coding sequence ATGTGTGGCATCATCGGCATTCTCGGCACCGAAGACGCGGCCCCGCGCCTGATTGATGGGCTGCGCCGCCTGGAATATCGCGGCTATGATTCTGCCGGTATTGCGACGCTTGTGGACGGCAAGCTCGACCGCCGCCGGGCGGAAGGTAAGCTGCGCAACCTGGAGCAGGAAGTCTTCAAGCACCCCCTGCCCGGTCTTCTAGGCATCGGCCATACCCGCTGGGCTACCCACGGCGTCGCCAATACGACGAACGCCCATCCGCATATGAGTGACCGGGTCGCCCTGGTCCACAATGGCATCATCGAAAACTTCCGCCCGCTGCGAGCTGAATTGGAGGCCAAGGGTTTCCGCTTCGAAACCGATACCGACACGGAAGTGATCGTCTATCTGCTGACCGATCTGCTGAACCAGGGCCTGAGCCCGAAGGCGGCGATGGTCCAAGGCATGCAGCGGCTGGAAGGCGCTTTCGCCATCGCCGTGCTGGTGACCGGGGAAGAAGGTCTGCTGATGGGTGCGCGGCGCGGCTCGCCGCTTGCTGTCGGTTATGGTGACGGCGAAATGTATTTGGGGTCGGACGCGCTGGCCCTCGGCCCGTTGACCCGCCGCATCGCCTATCTCGAAGAGGGCGATATCGCCATCCTCACCCGCGACAGTGCCGAAATCCTCAATGAAAAAGGCGAGACGGTCGAACGGCGCATCCAGATCACCGAACTGTCGGGCGCCATCGTCGGCAAGGGCAACTATAAGCATTTCATGGAAAAGGAAATCCATGAACAGCCCGCCACGGTCGGCGAAACCCTCAATGGGCTGGTGGATGCTGGAACGCGCGGCGTCGTGCTACCCGATCTCCCCTTCGATCTCGGCAGCCTCGACCGCGTTACCCTGGTCGCCTGCGGCACCTCCTATTACGCCGCGATGGTGGCGAAATATTGGATCGAAAGCCTCGGGCAAGTGCCGGTCGAACTCGATATCGCCTCGGAATTCCGCTACCGCAACGGGCCGGTGCTGCCGGGCAGCCTTGCGATCTTCGTGTCGCAGTCGGGGGAAACGGTCGATACGCTGGCCGCCCTGCGCTACGCCAAAGCCAAGGGCGCCCATACAGCCGCCGTAGTCAATGTGCCGACCTCGGCAATGGCACGCGAGGCCGATTTGGTGTTGCGTACCCTGGCCGGGCCGGAAATCGGCGTGGCGACGACCAAAGCCTTCACGGCGCAGCTTTCCGTCCTCGCCTGCTTCGCTACTGCCCTCGGCCGGGCGCGCGGCGTTCTGAGCGCCGAACGGGAAGCGCAGATCACCCAGGCGCTGATGGAAATTCCTGCCCGCCTTGCCGAGGGGCTGGTGAAACTGCCGAGTGCCCTGACCGCGATTGTCGAAGAAGTCGCCGAAGCGCGTGACGTGCTCTACCTCGGGCGCGGCCTGTCTTATCCGCTGGCAATGGAAGGCGCGCTGAAGCTTAAGGAAATCAGCTACATCCATGCCGAAGGCTATGCCGCTGGGGAAATGAAGCACGGCCCCATCGCTTTGATCGACGAAGCGGTGCCGGTCATCGCGCTGGCACCGGAAGATAGTTGGTTCGAGAAAACCGTTTCCAACCTTCAGGAAGTGGCGGCGCGGCGCGGGCGGGTGATCGTTTTCACCACCAAAACGGGCGCGGAGCATCTACGCCCCATCGCCGCCCATGTGGTGGAACTGCCCAGTATCGATCCGCTGGTAAGCCCGCTGCTCTATGCTTTGCCGGTGCAATTGCTGGCCTATTACGTCGCCGTCCGAAAGGGTACCGACGTTGATCAACCGCGCAATCTGGCGAAAAGCGTCACGGTCGAGTAA